A genome region from Phaeobacter sp. A36a-5a includes the following:
- a CDS encoding endonuclease/exonuclease/phosphatase family protein, producing the protein MRALATLLLAALFPLICHAQPQVKPLIRIASFNTELSRKGPGLLLRDLRRGEDPQITAILDSLSAAEADILLLQGIDWDHDGHAIAELRDQLDKRLPRYDHIYAPRPNSGLHTGLDMDGDGEPSTARDAQGYGRFTGQGGLALLSRFPILHAKARDLSDLLWRDLPGAILPAHPDGRPFPSPQALAIQRLPSTGHWIVPILLPDGSELSVLTFQATPPLFDGPEGRNALRNRDEIRLWQVLLDGRLGPVPAEPWVIAGGANLDPDRGAGYRQAIADLLRDPRLQDPRPVDQTGGAETVNWGRSGRMRVDYILPSQSAQVVASGLIWAEDIAERYSGSERPASRHALVWTDLQIQN; encoded by the coding sequence ATGAGAGCGCTGGCCACCCTGCTGTTGGCCGCCCTCTTTCCGCTGATTTGTCATGCCCAGCCCCAGGTCAAGCCACTGATCCGTATCGCCAGTTTCAACACCGAGCTGTCGCGCAAGGGGCCGGGTTTATTGCTGCGCGATCTACGCCGCGGCGAAGATCCACAAATCACCGCCATTCTGGACAGCCTAAGTGCGGCAGAGGCTGATATCCTGCTGTTGCAGGGCATTGATTGGGATCACGATGGTCACGCCATCGCCGAACTGCGCGATCAGCTGGACAAACGCCTGCCCCGCTATGATCACATCTATGCCCCACGTCCCAATAGCGGGTTGCACACCGGGCTGGACATGGACGGAGACGGGGAGCCTTCGACCGCCCGGGATGCGCAGGGCTATGGCCGGTTCACCGGACAGGGCGGGCTTGCGTTGCTGTCGCGGTTTCCTATCCTGCATGCCAAGGCGCGCGATCTCTCCGATCTGCTGTGGCGGGATCTTCCCGGAGCCATCCTTCCTGCCCACCCCGATGGTCGTCCGTTTCCCAGCCCACAGGCGCTAGCGATCCAGCGCCTGCCAAGCACCGGCCATTGGATCGTCCCGATCCTGTTGCCCGATGGTTCTGAACTGTCTGTCCTGACCTTTCAGGCGACACCGCCGCTGTTTGACGGCCCTGAGGGTCGTAACGCGTTGCGCAACCGGGATGAGATCCGGCTCTGGCAGGTGTTGCTGGATGGCCGGCTTGGCCCCGTTCCCGCCGAACCCTGGGTTATCGCGGGCGGTGCGAACCTTGATCCCGACCGGGGGGCTGGCTATCGGCAGGCCATTGCAGATCTGCTCCGCGACCCAAGACTACAGGACCCGCGCCCGGTGGATCAGACCGGAGGCGCGGAAACCGTAAACTGGGGCAGATCCGGCCGTATGCGCGTAGACTACATCCTCCCGTCACAGTCTGCGCAGGTCGTCGCCTCGGGACTGATATGGGCCGAAGACATCGCGGAGCGCTATAGCGGTTCTGAGCGCCCAGCCAGCCGTCACGCTCTGGTCTGGACAGATTTGCAAATCCAGAACTAA